One region of Esox lucius isolate fEsoLuc1 chromosome 17, fEsoLuc1.pri, whole genome shotgun sequence genomic DNA includes:
- the LOC105017087 gene encoding nuclear receptor subfamily 4 group A member 1 isoform X1: MDSIVMPCVQTQYGTVPFDSNYFSSEFLNPDLSAKLAMDIGAQRDQLSASPLPSINTLVASGYVGEFDAYSCQITASNAPPPGHVAGGSSSPQAQHSAFKLDDLQVYGCYPGSFALSYLDETLSSCGSDYYGSPVSAAASPPTPGLQSQPGSAWDSPFSPYSPGPGCWGADKSGLAQQPSFFTFNPPAEQHSPLGQHQCPQQTEEDPIFQPSQQHASPLHYTPLALDPGSLDNQGLMEGPMSFPKTSSPGANEGRCAVCGDNASCQHYGVRTCEGCKGFFKRTVQKNAKYVCLANKDCPVDKRRRNRCQFCRFQKCLMVGMVKEVVRTDSLKGRRGRLPSKPKTVQESAPSTPPVNIITSLVRAHIDSNPVIGKLDYSKYQETVASLSEKEDANDIQQFYDLLTGTMDVLRKWAKTIPGFTAFCEEDQDLLLESAFVELFILRLAYRSSPEKDKLIFCNGVVLHRMQCVRGFGDWIDSIMDFSQSLHRMNLDVSSFACLAALVIITDRHGLKEPKRVEEFQNHLITCLRDHVTSSGSDSGRSQPNFLSRLLGKLPELRTLCIQGLQRIFYLKLEDLVPPPPIVDKIFMDTLPF, from the exons ATGGATTCGATTG TGATGCCCTGTGTTCAAACTCAGTATGGAACTGTGCCCTTCGACAGCAATTATTTCAGTTCTGAGTTCCTGAACCCCGACCTCAGTGCCAAGCTGGCCATGGACATCGGCGCCCAGCGGGACCAGCTGTCAGCCTCACCCCTCCCCAGCATCAACACCCTGGTGGCCAGTGGCTACGTGGGCGAGTTTGACGCATACTCCTGCCAAATCACTGCCTCCAATGCCCCTCCTCCTGGCCACGTGGCCGGCGGCAGCTCCAGCCCTCAGGCTCAGCACTCTGCCTTCAAACTGGATGACCTCCAGGTGTATGGCTGCTACCCGGGCTCCTTCGCACTCAGCTACCTCGACGAGACGCTGTCTTCCTGTGGCTCTGATTACTATGGCAGCCCTGTGTCGGCAGCCGCCTCCCCACCTACTCCAGGCCTCCAGAGCCAGCCCGGTTCAGCCTGGGATTCCCCGTTTAGCCCCTACTCCCCAGGCCCTGGGTGCTGGGGTGCCGATAAGTCAGGCCTGGCTCAGCAGCCCTCATTCTTTACCTTCAACCCCCCTGCGGAGCAGCACTCCCCCCTGGGGCAGCACCAGTGTCCCCAGCAGACTGAGGAGGACCCAATCTTCCAGCCCTCCCAGCAGCATGCCTCACCTCTCCACTACACACCGCTGGCCCTTGACCCGGGGTCGCTGGACAACCAGGGGCTCATGGAGGGGCCCATGTCCTTCCCTAAGACCTCCAGCCCTGGGGCCAATGAGGGCCGCTGTGCGGTTTGCGGGGACAACGCCTCTTGTCAGCACTATGGCGTCCGCACCTGTGAGGGCTGCAAGGGGTTCTTTAAG AGAACTGTACAGAAGAATGCTAAATATGTGTGTTTAGCCAACAAAGACTGTCCAGTAGACAAGAGGAGGCGGAACCGTTGCCAATTCTGCCGTTTCCAGAAGTGCCTGATGGTGGGAATGGTAAAAGAAG TTGTGCGCACAGACAGCCTGAAAGGTCGCAGGGGTCGCCTGCCTTCTAAACCCAAGACTGTGCAGGAGTCAGCACCCTCCACGCCACCCGTCAACATCATCACCTCTCTTGTCAGGGCTCACATAGACTCCAACCCTGTCATCGGAAAGCTGGACTACTCCAAG TACCAGGAGACAGTGGCCAGTCTGTCAGAAAAAGAGGATGCCAACGACATTCAGCAGTTCTATGACCTACTGACCGGCACCATGGATGTACTCCGGAAATGGGCCAAGACCATCCCAGGATTCACTGCCTTCTGTGAAGAAGACCAGGATCTACTCCTAGAATCTGCGTTTGTGGAACTCTTCATACTGCGGTTAGCATACAG GTCAAGTCCTGAGAAGGACAAGCTGATCTTCTGCAATGGTGTGGTACTTCACCGTATGCAGTGTGTGCGAGGCTTCGGCGACTGGATCGACTCCATCATGGACTTCTCCCAGAGCCTCCACCGAATGAACCTGGACGTGTCATCATTTGCCTGCCTCGCAGCACTCGTCATCATCACAG ATCGCCATGGCCTTAAAGAGCCCAAACGGGTAGAAGAGTTTCAGAACCACCTCATCACCTGTCTGAGGGACCATGTGACCAGCAGTGGTTCCGACTCGGGGCGGTCACAGCCCAACTTCCTGTCCCGCCTACTCGGGAAGCTTCCGGAGCTGCGTACCCTCTGCATTCAGGGCCTTCAGCGCATCTTCTACCTGAAACTGGAGGACCTGGTCCCGCCCCCGCCGATCGTAGACAAAATCTTCATGGATACCTTACCTTTCTGA
- the LOC105017087 gene encoding nuclear receptor subfamily 4 group A member 1 isoform X2, protein MPCVQTQYGTVPFDSNYFSSEFLNPDLSAKLAMDIGAQRDQLSASPLPSINTLVASGYVGEFDAYSCQITASNAPPPGHVAGGSSSPQAQHSAFKLDDLQVYGCYPGSFALSYLDETLSSCGSDYYGSPVSAAASPPTPGLQSQPGSAWDSPFSPYSPGPGCWGADKSGLAQQPSFFTFNPPAEQHSPLGQHQCPQQTEEDPIFQPSQQHASPLHYTPLALDPGSLDNQGLMEGPMSFPKTSSPGANEGRCAVCGDNASCQHYGVRTCEGCKGFFKRTVQKNAKYVCLANKDCPVDKRRRNRCQFCRFQKCLMVGMVKEVVRTDSLKGRRGRLPSKPKTVQESAPSTPPVNIITSLVRAHIDSNPVIGKLDYSKYQETVASLSEKEDANDIQQFYDLLTGTMDVLRKWAKTIPGFTAFCEEDQDLLLESAFVELFILRLAYRSSPEKDKLIFCNGVVLHRMQCVRGFGDWIDSIMDFSQSLHRMNLDVSSFACLAALVIITDRHGLKEPKRVEEFQNHLITCLRDHVTSSGSDSGRSQPNFLSRLLGKLPELRTLCIQGLQRIFYLKLEDLVPPPPIVDKIFMDTLPF, encoded by the exons ATGCCCTGTGTTCAAACTCAGTATGGAACTGTGCCCTTCGACAGCAATTATTTCAGTTCTGAGTTCCTGAACCCCGACCTCAGTGCCAAGCTGGCCATGGACATCGGCGCCCAGCGGGACCAGCTGTCAGCCTCACCCCTCCCCAGCATCAACACCCTGGTGGCCAGTGGCTACGTGGGCGAGTTTGACGCATACTCCTGCCAAATCACTGCCTCCAATGCCCCTCCTCCTGGCCACGTGGCCGGCGGCAGCTCCAGCCCTCAGGCTCAGCACTCTGCCTTCAAACTGGATGACCTCCAGGTGTATGGCTGCTACCCGGGCTCCTTCGCACTCAGCTACCTCGACGAGACGCTGTCTTCCTGTGGCTCTGATTACTATGGCAGCCCTGTGTCGGCAGCCGCCTCCCCACCTACTCCAGGCCTCCAGAGCCAGCCCGGTTCAGCCTGGGATTCCCCGTTTAGCCCCTACTCCCCAGGCCCTGGGTGCTGGGGTGCCGATAAGTCAGGCCTGGCTCAGCAGCCCTCATTCTTTACCTTCAACCCCCCTGCGGAGCAGCACTCCCCCCTGGGGCAGCACCAGTGTCCCCAGCAGACTGAGGAGGACCCAATCTTCCAGCCCTCCCAGCAGCATGCCTCACCTCTCCACTACACACCGCTGGCCCTTGACCCGGGGTCGCTGGACAACCAGGGGCTCATGGAGGGGCCCATGTCCTTCCCTAAGACCTCCAGCCCTGGGGCCAATGAGGGCCGCTGTGCGGTTTGCGGGGACAACGCCTCTTGTCAGCACTATGGCGTCCGCACCTGTGAGGGCTGCAAGGGGTTCTTTAAG AGAACTGTACAGAAGAATGCTAAATATGTGTGTTTAGCCAACAAAGACTGTCCAGTAGACAAGAGGAGGCGGAACCGTTGCCAATTCTGCCGTTTCCAGAAGTGCCTGATGGTGGGAATGGTAAAAGAAG TTGTGCGCACAGACAGCCTGAAAGGTCGCAGGGGTCGCCTGCCTTCTAAACCCAAGACTGTGCAGGAGTCAGCACCCTCCACGCCACCCGTCAACATCATCACCTCTCTTGTCAGGGCTCACATAGACTCCAACCCTGTCATCGGAAAGCTGGACTACTCCAAG TACCAGGAGACAGTGGCCAGTCTGTCAGAAAAAGAGGATGCCAACGACATTCAGCAGTTCTATGACCTACTGACCGGCACCATGGATGTACTCCGGAAATGGGCCAAGACCATCCCAGGATTCACTGCCTTCTGTGAAGAAGACCAGGATCTACTCCTAGAATCTGCGTTTGTGGAACTCTTCATACTGCGGTTAGCATACAG GTCAAGTCCTGAGAAGGACAAGCTGATCTTCTGCAATGGTGTGGTACTTCACCGTATGCAGTGTGTGCGAGGCTTCGGCGACTGGATCGACTCCATCATGGACTTCTCCCAGAGCCTCCACCGAATGAACCTGGACGTGTCATCATTTGCCTGCCTCGCAGCACTCGTCATCATCACAG ATCGCCATGGCCTTAAAGAGCCCAAACGGGTAGAAGAGTTTCAGAACCACCTCATCACCTGTCTGAGGGACCATGTGACCAGCAGTGGTTCCGACTCGGGGCGGTCACAGCCCAACTTCCTGTCCCGCCTACTCGGGAAGCTTCCGGAGCTGCGTACCCTCTGCATTCAGGGCCTTCAGCGCATCTTCTACCTGAAACTGGAGGACCTGGTCCCGCCCCCGCCGATCGTAGACAAAATCTTCATGGATACCTTACCTTTCTGA